In Streptomyces sp. NBC_01551, one DNA window encodes the following:
- the dut gene encoding dUTP diphosphatase, with protein sequence MSLSNHAPVDVLIRRVDPEVPIPAYGHPGDAGCDLVTTEAAELEPGERAVLPTGVSIALPDGYAAFVHPRSGLAARCGLALVNAPGTVDAGYRGEIKVIVVNLDPRESVRFERFDRIAQLVVQRVEKVRFHEVAELPGSARAEGGFGSTGGHAAVAGSGAGQQGGNGYASVVTDREGQ encoded by the coding sequence ATGTCCCTGAGCAACCACGCCCCCGTCGACGTGCTGATCCGCCGCGTCGACCCGGAGGTCCCGATTCCGGCGTACGGCCACCCCGGCGACGCCGGCTGCGACCTGGTGACCACCGAGGCCGCCGAGCTGGAGCCCGGCGAGCGCGCCGTCCTGCCCACCGGCGTCTCGATCGCGCTGCCCGACGGGTACGCGGCCTTCGTGCACCCCCGCTCGGGCCTGGCCGCCCGCTGCGGGCTCGCGCTCGTGAATGCCCCGGGGACGGTGGATGCCGGGTACCGTGGGGAGATCAAGGTGATCGTGGTCAATCTCGACCCGCGCGAGAGCGTCAGGTTCGAGCGTTTCGACCGCATTGCCCAGCTGGTTGTCCAGCGGGTCGAGAAGGTGCGCTTCCACGAGGTGGCGGAACTTCCCGGCTCGGCCCGGGCCGAGGGGGGTTTCGGCTCCACCGGCGGTCATGCGGCCGTGGCCGGATCCGGCGCTGGTCAGCAGGGTGGGAATGGCTACGCTTCGGTCGTAACCGACCGGGAAGGACAGTGA